A window of the Anoplopoma fimbria isolate UVic2021 breed Golden Eagle Sablefish chromosome 17, Afim_UVic_2022, whole genome shotgun sequence genome harbors these coding sequences:
- the camk1b gene encoding calcium/calmodulin-dependent protein kinase type 1 isoform X2, with product MPLGDDCHSWKKKTTDVKDQYDFKEILGTGAFSEVVLAEEKRTQRLVAIKCIPKKALEGKENSIENEIAVLHKIKHANIVSLEEIFESKSHLYLVMQLVSGGELFDRIIEKGFYTEKDASKLIQQILDAVKYLHDMGIVHRDLKPENLLYYSMDEDSKIMISDFGLSKIEGSGSVMSTACGTPGYVAPEVLAQKPYSKAVDCWSIGVIAYILLCGYPPFYDENDAKLFEQILKAEYEFDSPYWDDISDSAKDFIVHLMQKDPNSRYTCDQALQHPWIAGDTALEKNIHESVSAQIKKNFAKSKWKQAFNATAVVRHMRRLQLGTSTEGLNPTLPEEDAEACCEGGCSPNVEGGADPMTNCTFRCHPTSRV from the exons ATGCCACTGGGTGACGATTGCCATTCCTGGAAAAAGAAGACCACAGATGTGAAGGATCAGTATGACTTCAAAGAGATCCTGGGAAC gggAGCTTTCTCTGAGGTGGTCCTGGCTGAGGAGAAGAGGACCCAGAGATTGGTGGCAATCAAGTGTATCCCCAAAAAGGCTTTAGAAGGCAAGGAAAACAGCATTGAGAATGAGATAGCCGTCTTGCACAA gATTAAACACGCCAACATTGTTTCTCTGGAAGAGATCTTTGAAAGTAAATCACACCTCTACCTTGTCATGCAACT GGTGTCTGGCGGGGAACTCTTCGATCGTATCATAGAGAAGGGCTTCTACACGGAGAAAGATGCCAGTAAGCTCATTCAGCAGATTCTAGATGCTGTCAAATACCTCCACGACATGGGCATTGTGCACCGTGACCTCAAG CCAGAGAATCTGCTGTACTACAGCATGGATGAAGACTCCAAGATCATGATCAGTGACTTTGGTCTGTCTAAAATTGAGGGCTCCGGCAGTGTGATGTCTACAGCATGTGGAACACCTGGATATGTTG cCCCTGAAGTGTTGGCTCAGAAACCCTACAGTAAAGCAGTGGACTGCTGGTCAATTGGTGTTATAGCCTATATTCT GTTGTGTGGTTACCCTCCGTTCTACGATGAGAATGATGCCAAACTGTTTGAACAGATCCTGAAGGCAGAATATGAGTTTGATTCTCCTTACTGGGATGATATATCTGATTCAG cTAAAGACTTTATAGTCCACCTGATGCAGAAAGACCCCAACTCACGATACACCTGTGATCAGGCCCTGCAGCACCCTTG GATTGCTGGGGATACTGCTTTGGAAAAGAACATCCACGAGTCCGTCAGTGCTCAGATCAAGAAGAATTTTGCTAAGAGCAAGTGGAAG CAAGCATTCAACGCCACAGCGGTGGTCCGTCACATGAGGCGTCTCCAGCTGGGCACCAGTACCGAGGGACTCAACCCCACCCTGCCAGAGGAAGATGCAG aggCTTGTTGCGAGGGAGGGTGCTCCCCAAACGTGGAAGGTGGAGCTGACCCCATGACCAACTGCACCTTTCGCTGCCACCCGACCAGCAGGGTGTGA
- the camk1b gene encoding calcium/calmodulin-dependent protein kinase type 1 isoform X1, with amino-acid sequence MGNHIVSDRNTKKMPLGDDCHSWKKKTTDVKDQYDFKEILGTGAFSEVVLAEEKRTQRLVAIKCIPKKALEGKENSIENEIAVLHKIKHANIVSLEEIFESKSHLYLVMQLVSGGELFDRIIEKGFYTEKDASKLIQQILDAVKYLHDMGIVHRDLKPENLLYYSMDEDSKIMISDFGLSKIEGSGSVMSTACGTPGYVAPEVLAQKPYSKAVDCWSIGVIAYILLCGYPPFYDENDAKLFEQILKAEYEFDSPYWDDISDSAKDFIVHLMQKDPNSRYTCDQALQHPWIAGDTALEKNIHESVSAQIKKNFAKSKWKQAFNATAVVRHMRRLQLGTSTEGLNPTLPEEDAEACCEGGCSPNVEGGADPMTNCTFRCHPTSRV; translated from the exons ATGGGAAACCA CATTGTTTCTGACCGTAACACCAAGAAGATGCCACTGGGTGACGATTGCCATTCCTGGAAAAAGAAGACCACAGATGTGAAGGATCAGTATGACTTCAAAGAGATCCTGGGAAC gggAGCTTTCTCTGAGGTGGTCCTGGCTGAGGAGAAGAGGACCCAGAGATTGGTGGCAATCAAGTGTATCCCCAAAAAGGCTTTAGAAGGCAAGGAAAACAGCATTGAGAATGAGATAGCCGTCTTGCACAA gATTAAACACGCCAACATTGTTTCTCTGGAAGAGATCTTTGAAAGTAAATCACACCTCTACCTTGTCATGCAACT GGTGTCTGGCGGGGAACTCTTCGATCGTATCATAGAGAAGGGCTTCTACACGGAGAAAGATGCCAGTAAGCTCATTCAGCAGATTCTAGATGCTGTCAAATACCTCCACGACATGGGCATTGTGCACCGTGACCTCAAG CCAGAGAATCTGCTGTACTACAGCATGGATGAAGACTCCAAGATCATGATCAGTGACTTTGGTCTGTCTAAAATTGAGGGCTCCGGCAGTGTGATGTCTACAGCATGTGGAACACCTGGATATGTTG cCCCTGAAGTGTTGGCTCAGAAACCCTACAGTAAAGCAGTGGACTGCTGGTCAATTGGTGTTATAGCCTATATTCT GTTGTGTGGTTACCCTCCGTTCTACGATGAGAATGATGCCAAACTGTTTGAACAGATCCTGAAGGCAGAATATGAGTTTGATTCTCCTTACTGGGATGATATATCTGATTCAG cTAAAGACTTTATAGTCCACCTGATGCAGAAAGACCCCAACTCACGATACACCTGTGATCAGGCCCTGCAGCACCCTTG GATTGCTGGGGATACTGCTTTGGAAAAGAACATCCACGAGTCCGTCAGTGCTCAGATCAAGAAGAATTTTGCTAAGAGCAAGTGGAAG CAAGCATTCAACGCCACAGCGGTGGTCCGTCACATGAGGCGTCTCCAGCTGGGCACCAGTACCGAGGGACTCAACCCCACCCTGCCAGAGGAAGATGCAG aggCTTGTTGCGAGGGAGGGTGCTCCCCAAACGTGGAAGGTGGAGCTGACCCCATGACCAACTGCACCTTTCGCTGCCACCCGACCAGCAGGGTGTGA